The Telopea speciosissima isolate NSW1024214 ecotype Mountain lineage chromosome 11, Tspe_v1, whole genome shotgun sequence genome includes the window TCAATGATAGCTCTGACTGTTCTTGAGTGGATTGGGATTTAAACCTTACCAAGAATGCCAGCTACACCTCCGACCTTTCCCAGTACCAAAAAACAGAGTTGCCCGGTGAACAAACAAGAATATATAGCCTTCCTTCTCTCTTGGATCTGCTGTTGCCTTATCTGCACTCGGGCCGATAAGATCACCAAAGCCTATCTCGTCTTGCAAATACCTTAGCTGCTGACCGACCTGTCAATCTTGCTACTTTTGTACTCTCTTCCTTGTACTGGGGTTGTAATGACCTCGTGGAATCTGGTTTCGCTCATGGTAGAGGCCCTTTCTAGGTTCTACAATTGTGGTTGAGGGCTTACTTTCCTGAAGTCAGTCCTTCCCCATTGACCGATGACTTTCCTGCCGTTGGCTTTAAGTTACTTCGCCCACTGGTGGCTCGGTCTCTCACAGactattttgaatttttctttacCCTCAGGGAGATTCACCCTTCTGCTTCCTTTAGTCCTTTCCATTCTTCTAAAAGTTTACCTGACTAGCTAGGAGATGAAGCAGCTCGAGGCTGAACTGGCTGATCTAGAAAATCGGAGGAAGATTGTCTTGGAAGGGCTAGACCAAACTAGAGGTGCTCTTGTAACTGGGACTACCTTGGCTGCTACTGAAAAGAAGGTTTACCACACAATCCTGGCTACGGAGGAAAAGCTTTCATGCCAAGTGACCTGTGCTCAGGCAGAAATAGCTAGAGTTTAGAAGCTACTTGAGCAAGTTAGGGACGACCTGGAGAAAAAGCCCAGGAAAGTAtgaagtttttgttttttctttttactataGTTGATCCGCTGTGATCTAGCCTTTGACTATGTTATTTGTGGCCGATTTACTTTCAGCTAGAACAATCACCCCCCTTTTTGTTCGTATGGTCGTTACTCGACCTGGAAGTCTATCATTTTTGCTTCCCATATTATTGGGTGCTAATGTTTTAAGTACTTTCTGTTTAACGGTCTCAATTGCACTTAGCCGTCCAACGTCCTTAAACGGTAAGCTCCACCCTTCAAGACCTAATGCATAAGAAATGGCCCTTCCCAGGTAGGTGACCATTTCCCATACCTGGGATCCTTGCGATTAATTGGCAGTATGGCCTTAAGTACCAGATCTAATTCCGCTAATGGCTTGGGCTTGACTTTCTTATTATATGCCTTAACCACCTTAACTTTTGAGCTTGACTTTGGTCGAGAGCCAATAATCGCTCCTCATCCAAATCCTCAAGCTCAGCCATCATGGAGTCGGAATACTCCCTGGGAGTCGGCTCATACTGCCTTGCTACCCGTAGACACTTTACGATCAACTCCATAGGTAAGACAGCATCGTGACCAAAAGTTAGTGCATAAGGGACAGTTCCTGATGCTGTCCTCTTTGAAGTCCTAAAGGTCCAAAGAACCTCTAATAACATTTCTGCCCAAGACCTTGGATTATCATCAATGACTTTTGACAAATTCACCTTAATAACCTTGTTGCTGGCCTCGGCCTGACCATTACCCTGTGTGTAATAAGGTGTTGAAAAGGTGATGGTCATACCATACTCTTGTACGAATTAAGATACCTCTCCCCCAGAGAAGACTGACCCATTATCACAGGTAAGGGTTTCAGGTAAGCCAAAGCAGTGTATTATCTTGCATTTAAAGAACCTGATCACATCGGCCTGGCTAACTAACTTCATCGGTAtagcctccacccatttggtgaagtagttaGTGGCCACGATGAAAAATGTGTGTCCTTGAGCCGAGGTAGGAGTTACTTTCCC containing:
- the LOC122644901 gene encoding uncharacterized protein LOC122644901, producing MTITFSTPYYTQGNGQAEASNKVIKVNLSKVIDDNPRSWAEMLLEVLWTFRTSKRTASGTVPYALTFGHDAVLPMELIVKCLRVARQYEPTPREYSDSMMAELEDLDEERLLALDQSQAQKLRWLRHIIRKSSPSH